From the genome of Salvelinus alpinus chromosome 19, SLU_Salpinus.1, whole genome shotgun sequence, one region includes:
- the LOC139545994 gene encoding uncharacterized protein: MGECHTTKAHAHSKPDDRKTISQSYISFSSYSSVNTCSSYSSYNSYSSYSSYSSYSSYSSYSYSSYSSYSSYSYSSYSSYSSYSSYSSYSYSSYSSYSSYSYSSYSSYSSYSSYSYYSSYSSYSSYSSYSSYSYSSYSSYSSYSSYSSYSSYSSYSSYSSYSYYSSYSSYSSYSSYSSYSYSSYSSYSSYSSVNTYNSYSSYSSYSSYNSYSSYSSYSSYSSYSSYSSYSSVNTYNSYSSYSSYSSYNSYSSYSSYSSYSSYSSYNSYSSYSSYSSYSSYNSYSSYSSYSYSSYSSYSSYSSYNSYSSYSSYSSYSSYNSYSSYSSYSSYSSYSSYNSYSSYSSYSSYSSYSSYNSYSSYSSYSSYSSYNSYDSR, translated from the exons ATGGGGGAGTGCCACACCACCAAGGCACACGCCCACTCAAAACCCGACGACCGCAAGACAA tctcccagtcctacATCTCATTCAGCTCATACAGCTCAGTTAACACATGCAGCTCATACAGCTCCTACAACTCATACAGCTCCTACAGCTCCTACAGCTCCTATAGCTCCTATAGCTCATACTCCTACAGCTCATACAGCTCCTATAGCTCATACTCCTACAGCTCCTACAGCTCCTACAGCTCCTACAGCTCCTATAGCTCATACTCCTACAGCTCATACAGCTCCTATAGCTCATACTCCTACAGCTCCTACAGCTCCTACAGCTCCTACAGCTCATACAGCTACTACAGCTCCTACAGCTCATACAGCTCCTACAGCTCCTATAGCTCATACTCCTACAGCTCATACAGCTCCTACAGCTCATACAGCTCCTACAGCTCCTACAGCTCCTACAGCTCCTACAGCTCCTACAGCTCATACAGCTACTACAGCTCCTACAGCTCATACAGCTCCTACAGCTCCTATAGCTCATACTCCTACAGCTCATACAGCTCATACAGCTCCTACAGCTCAGTTAACACATACAACTCATACAGCTCCTACAGCTCCTACAGCTCATACAACTCATACAGCTCCTACAGCTCCTACAGCTCCTATAGCTCATACAGCTCATACAGCTCCTACAGCTCAGTTAACACATACAACTCATACAGCTCCTACAGCTCCTACAGCTCATACAACTCATACAGCTCCTACAGCTCCTACAGCTCCTACAGCTCATACAGCTCATACAACTCATACAGCTCCTACAGCTCATACAGCTCCTACAGCTCATACAACTCATACAGCTCCTACAGCTCATACTCCTACAGCTCCTACAGCTCATACAGCTCCTACAGCTCATACAACTCATACAGCTCCTACAGCTCATACAGCTCCTACAGCTCATACAACTCATACAGCTCCTACAGCTCATACAGCTCCTACAGCTCCTACAGCTCCTACAACTCATACAGCTCCTACAGCTCCTACAGCTCCTACAGCTCCTACAGCTCATACAACTCATACAGCTCCTACAGCTCCTACAGCTCCTACAGCTCATACAACTCATACGACAGCAGGTAG